The genomic window TAATATATATGAGGTAACACATTGTATGGCAGAATATCAATATATCACAGCTCATGTACGTATTGGGGTATTTCCACATCCATCCCGCTGAGTTATTCACAGCTCGTACTCCAGAAGAACAAGCGGTACCTTGTCTCTACCTCCTTCTCTCATGAGATGAGTAGTTCAAAACCATCTGGTCGTACATTGTTCGGGTAAAAGTTACAGATAGCAATCAGAATAACCAGAACTCAGCCACAAAGAAGAAGATATGCAGCTCCCGGAGGCATTGCCGGCGCATGGAGCGAGGCTGTATTGTTCTGCACTTGCCGTTGAAAATCCAGTGATAGACGCATCAGCTGCCAGCGAGAGAAGAATCTCGTCTCTGTTCTGCAGTGTAGTACTGTTGTCGATCCTTTTGTTTGAGCCTTTATAGCAAACGCTTGTCGGTGGGAGCGAGTGCAAGTATTGCAAAAGAGCTTTCGAGTCTGATCATTGACAAGGAGGTCTGTAACTGTAGCAGGATGATCTTTTTATAAAGTTAAAGCTCTTGCCAGAAGAAGCCAGGTTTCCTTGCCTAGGAGAAAGCATCCTGATTTTATAACAAGGCgtccttaaaaaaaatttgggcaGTGATAAGCCAAGGTGGATAATTAATTTTCAAGATTAATACcttgattaaaataaaagttGGACAAGGTCAAATTCGAATGTGGCTTGACACCTGCTGGGATAGAAGCCaacatctttttcctttctctttttctactTTCTCCGTGAAAATGTAAAGTtggttcaatcaaatcaatccGTTTTCTGTAATGTGGAAAGATCAATtgtactgtttcatgaatatgaaaataaagttcATTCGTTTATTAATAAAATAGCCAGTTTACATCCGTACATTGACATAAAGACAGTTAACATAGAGAGATCTGATATGATAGGAACAAACAATTTCAGTTCTGAGATTGGATTCCTAAGGCAAGCAATCAAACCTCCTTTATGCCCCAGAAAGTCACTGCCCTCTCGAAAACAGGAACCTCACATGAGAGTAGgagtgggcatcgggccgggctgagcCAGCCCGGCCCAATGGGGGGAAGGGGGGAAGGAGAGGTCCCAGGCGgaggggagggaggaggaggaggatgggggacgggccgggccgggtaccaaGTACTcgccggcggcccggcccgacacccAGACCTACATGAGAGAATCCTGTCTACAGGACTAAGAAATTATTACAAAACTTCAAAGAAACTGCAACAGTTGGCAAGCTTcaataataaaagtaaaatgcTTGAGACATTGATTCTCAATTAGGGCTGAACACAGTCGAGCCCGAGGTCGACTCGACTCAAGCTCGAATATAGCTCGACTATCctggctcaaactcgactcgatagtcactCATccttacttgttgagctcgagctcaattaaggctcgataaactcgtttggTACTCATCCTtatcgagctcgattaaggctcgattaCCAAGGAAATCAAATGTCCCATTGGCCGTTAATGTTTATCCTCATAATTATATTTTCCTATGAATTCCTAAAAAaacttcaacttaaaaaaataataataagaggTCATATTTGAGTTGacaaaattaaacattataTGGGTTGGGAGTAAGATCTTATGAACattatatattttccttttggtGCTATGTTGTGAGAGTAGGAGCAACAGAAGAGATACCTGTAACCAACATAAGAATAAGTTCTACGCATCAATATCAAAGTCATCTTCAGTGATTGATGAAATAATGGAACTAACACTCTTAAGGGAAAGCTTTCCGACTCTACCATGCAACCATTTACAGTTTATAAGTTTACAAGAACTCCCCTGTCTGCATAATGCTGAGGGTCTGGAGAAAGATCACATCTACAATCATCAAAGCCTTCATGGCAGAAATGGGGATTGACTTCATTTAACAGTTCATCATTTTGACCACAGCTTCTCAAAGCCTCCAATGCTTCCAAATACATGGGTCGACGAAGAACAAgtgaattttctttcatatactgAAGAGTTAGAATCAGAACAAACATTTCCCTTGCTATTGAACACTTATGGACAAGAATATTGCAAGTAACCTTGTCAGGCTGTACCCCAGCATTTTGCATTTTGCATAAGATGTCAAATGCCTCCTTGAATTTACCTATATACATTAAAATATTGAATTAAAATAAAAGTCTGAACAAATGAAGCTCGTGTAAGCACACTAGCTATCCAAATACACTAATTTTTAAGTGGCGCAGATGCAGGTAAAAACCAAACAGCCAGGAGAAGCACTAGAAAAGGGATGTGCAAATTCTTGGTGCTAATGATAAGTCATCATACATCATCCACTAATACATAATGAGTTTTTCTGTGTTTTCAGGAATTTCTGTGTCCAAAAAATTAGTGTCAATGCAGGACGTGAAAGCCAAGTGAAACTATCTGTTGACATAGCTTTGAAATGTGAACTTGGAAAAACTCTCAGATACGCTTCAATGTGGATGCATCAGACATCAAATGGCAATGAGATGGAGCAACTAGTTCACCTAAGAGTAAAAAATGGTGACTGAAATAGTATTAACTACCACCACTTCCAAATGGAAAGTGACAGAAGCATATGAACTTTAAATACTGGTTGTGTGGAAATCTTGCAGAAAATAGCCTAATTGATTTTCAATAgaaaagtagaaagaaaaatacatgaCACGTTCACAAGTGCCATTTCCAAAGATTGCTCAATGGAATATGATGTCACATGATATTCAGAATGTCTATGGATATAATGATTTACAAAGATGATGTGAGGATCTTTGCATGTTATCTACATCCATATCTTAAAGACTGCAACTTCATGCAACAAACTGATGTGACAACCAGATTCCCAATGATACTATCCCTATAATAGCAAAAGCTTGGCTGAATTCAATGAAGATGTTCACTTGATCTTGATCAGGAGGCATTGCCGGACAATTCGTTCTTCTGCAAATACAATGAAGTCATACTTCACTCACCAAGAATGACATAAAAAAGCATTAGTAGCTTAACGTGCATGGTAGAAGGCATGCAATTATCTAAATTATGACATTATGTACATATGCTTATTTATAGCCAATCGGACCAAGCCTGATATTCTGAATGATGATGTTATACAACATGCAGTAATAAGCTTTATGAAATCCAGGAGACCATTTTAACAATGCTTACATTGTCCTGTGACTTTCGATCCTGAAAAACATAATTGAGCATTTGTCCAGTGAGAAAAGGGATGAAACATATGCATTATATGAACTCAATACTAGACATGTATGGTCAAGTACCAAGGCAGCAAGGGCCATAGCTTCACAAGCGGActgcaagaaaaatgaaatgcaggTCAGTCATTGCTTAATATTTCAGCAGAAAATGGGAACCACCAAAATATTTGCCTGAACATCACCATGCTGACGAAGTTGATTTCTAACAAATCGTACAACATCTAAACtgaaagcatcaacatgaaaatattAGTGACCAAAACAATCATATGACTAAAAGAGTTCAACATGTTTGACTTTTGCAAACCAGCTCATGTAATCCCAGAGGCCATCTGATGCCAGGATTAAAAATTCTGCGTCCATGCCAAGAGCGACTTGGTATACGTCCGGAGTAGCAGTAACCCAGTCACCATTCATTTTCACCctggaaagaaaataaaataaataaaatcagcCGAAAGTTTTCCTTGCCCCATAGCTAGTAGTTTGAGCTATTAGAAGAGAAACCagaaaaaattgtcatttgcttttgcttctgaTGGTTTCTACGGAATCACAGACCTGCTTGTTATATTGTCACCTATTTAATCATCGTCACTAGCTAAGAAAATCTCCAGTAGGATTATAGGATATCATGCCAGTGCTGTGTGCTACTTGAAATGGCagataaaaaatagatatgTATTCCAACACGAAGTCAAAGGACCTTCATGAGGAAAGCAATGATCTGCAGGATAAACACACCAGATATATGAACAAGATAAAAGCATTGAATTTCATTTAAAGCTAAAGAGCACCAAAGGTATTTTCACTGTTCACACCTGAAAAAGTTTCTTCATGACACTTTTGATGCTAATATCTCATTCAGCCTTGCAGACTTTTGACCCTTGTGGAGCAAACGTGATGGAAGCacagaagaaagaacaaatacAAATGCGATACAAAGGATTGCTAAAATTCCAACCCACCAAGCCTTGTATGGAATCCCAAGTAAAAGTTCATCACATACTGCATTTGGgaacaaaaattgaaactagTAAGTATACAAAAGAACTTATTTGGAATTACCCAGATCCACCATTTGTTTCGTCTTTCAAGACAGAAAAAGGTAAATTGAAGAGGATGAACTCTTTGTATGTATTGAATTTGTTCATCAATATTTATTCATGGCAAATCATATAATGCTTTTATTGGGATAATAAATATAGATCAACAGTCTGCATTAAGTCGCCAACATGAGAAGTATGAGTTTAAGACCTTCGAGTTGAAGAAGCTCAACAATTCAATGCCCCGAGTGTAtctcttggcataatctggtagGGTCAGCCTACTCCCCTTTGCCAATTGGAAAAAAGGGTCTTCACAAATTTAGGAGCTCAATCGAGTGGGCAGCCAAATGACAAAAGCCAAAGATCAAGTCATCAGTTGCAGTGACTGAGACAGTAACAATATACCTTTAGCACCCATTTGTGTTCTGCCATACTTAGGAAATAATTCAGTACCTATGGTAGGGCAGCTGATTAATCGTGTAAATTCCTTACCAATGTTAAACATATCCTTTAGATGTGGCTTTGCAACAACACCTTCCGGCTGAACATACACTAAAGCACCCTCACTTGTGTCTTCATTGTTCTCCTAACAACGAGAGCAATCATAATAGTTAGTATGTATAAGACATCACTTGCTTTCCTAATTACACTCataaatgattgaaaaacaGTTAGAAACCAACCAAACTGTGACCTCCAGATCTGAAAATCAGCTTCTCAGTGTTAAGCAATCTTCTGAGACTAAAAGCACGTTCTTGTTCAAAGTTCCCCCTCTTCAATTCAATGGAAAAACTTGCTGGAATCTAATGAGTCATGGGATCAATATTATCTTAAATGGGCATCATGGTGAACATCAAGAAT from Nymphaea colorata isolate Beijing-Zhang1983 chromosome 6, ASM883128v2, whole genome shotgun sequence includes these protein-coding regions:
- the LOC116256269 gene encoding uncharacterized protein LOC116256269 isoform X1 translates to MAALSILLCLHLCFICSVSSELGTTSDMKELSVGLELHNETLPLQMGSRYYKLIGLKPLHWYEVKISYPASIPASFSIELKRGNFEQERAFSLRRLLNTEKLIFRSGGHSLENNEDTSEGALVYVQPEGVVAKPHLKDMFNIVCDELLLGIPYKAWWVGILAILCIAFVFVLSSVLPSRLLHKGQKSARLNEILASKVS
- the LOC116256269 gene encoding uncharacterized protein LOC116256269 isoform X2, whose translation is MAALSILLCLHLCFICSVSSELGTTSDMKELSVGLELHNETLPLQMGSRYYKLIGLKPLHWYEVKISYPASIPASFSIELKRGNFEQERAFSLRRLLNTEKLIFRSGGHSLENNEDTSEGALVYVQPEGVVAKPHLKDMFNIG